ATTCTCATGCTTGCGGCAACCCGCGGTGCAAAAATCGATATCGAAGCCGAAGGGGTCGATGCTAAGTCTGCCGTTGAGGCTCTGATCTCTCTTTCCCGCAATCGCTTTAATTTTAAGTTTTAGATGGCCTTATGAGTTTAGATGTGTCATAGCCTTGATTCTTGGCTATTTCTATGAGCTTTTCATACTGTTCTTCAGAAATCGCTGGGGTGCGCGCTAAAAACCAGAGGTAAGTATAAGAGGGCTCGCCAACCATTGCAACTGAGTAGTCAGGGTCGACATAGAGGATCCAGTAGTTGCCGCTAAACCACCGAAAATAGCGCGCCAGCGGCGCAAAGCTCACCTTCAGCTTTGCAGGGGAATTTTTATCGGGAAGCCAAGCAACCCCTTTTGCTGTTGATATCCCTTTTTTAGTCGGACACTGGTTGACCACGCGGATCATCTCTTCGTTAATCAGAGAATACTCAGCAGTTGCGGCTCCCGTGCATTTTTTCTGAAACCAGTTTGGAATTAGAGCAATTTCATGCCATTTTCCTAAATAACGGTCGAGATCGACATGTTCCATCGGAGTAAGAGCACATAGAGTTTGCATAACGATAAAAAATAAAAACACTTTC
The Candidatus Neptunochlamydia vexilliferae DNA segment above includes these coding regions:
- a CDS encoding lipocalin family protein — translated: MFLFFIVMQTLCALTPMEHVDLDRYLGKWHEIALIPNWFQKKCTGAATAEYSLINEEMIRVVNQCPTKKGISTAKGVAWLPDKNSPAKLKVSFAPLARYFRWFSGNYWILYVDPDYSVAMVGEPSYTYLWFLARTPAISEEQYEKLIEIAKNQGYDTSKLIRPSKT